Proteins from a single region of Flavobacterium sp. YJ01:
- a CDS encoding NAD(P)/FAD-dependent oxidoreductase, translating into MKSGENCNKSRRSFLKVVGAALIAVPFLQFCSDKIAVLMIRLSGTKHLLGHRLWIKDFPKPTKKIQIPYLIVGGGISGLSAARQFHKKGISDFLMVELENHLGGNSSNGENKYSKYPLGAHYLPLPNFQDKELLHFLEEEKIILGYDSKGFPVFDELQLTFAPDERLFYKNNWQEGVVPKEGNSVSDDLEFDKFFKQMDVFRTGKGEDQKYLFDIPLYLSSSDQKTRALDKITMKKWFQENHFTSEPLYNYIDYCCKDDFGLGIEYVSAWAGIHYFAGRKQDCTPEKHDSVLTWAEGNSRLANHLKKYTKDKSLKNHLVYEVKTDGNKVIAKAFDDVNKTSIEIIADKVIMASPQFVNQYLIQDRKTFTKDFHYTPWLLATLVVNDLFDNYSFPLSWDNVIYDAKGLGYVYDQHQTVNQVQDKKVITYYYSFSSADLKKTRKELYKKDKEYWKQFVLNDLKVAHPDIEEYAEDIEVFLLGHGMISPAPGFIFGEAKKQAKQNIERKIYFAHSDLSGISIFEEAFHQGINVVNEIVDGTTLDS; encoded by the coding sequence ATGAAGAGTGGGGAAAACTGCAATAAATCCAGAAGAAGTTTCTTAAAAGTAGTTGGCGCGGCTTTAATTGCGGTTCCTTTTCTTCAATTTTGTTCTGATAAAATTGCGGTTTTGATGATTCGTTTATCGGGCACTAAACATTTGCTCGGACATCGTTTATGGATAAAAGATTTTCCTAAACCAACAAAAAAAATCCAGATTCCGTATCTAATTGTTGGCGGAGGAATTTCTGGTTTAAGCGCGGCGCGTCAGTTTCATAAAAAAGGAATTTCCGATTTTTTGATGGTAGAATTAGAAAATCATTTGGGTGGAAATTCTTCTAACGGAGAAAATAAATATTCTAAATATCCTTTAGGCGCGCATTATTTGCCTTTGCCGAATTTTCAAGACAAAGAATTGCTTCATTTTTTGGAAGAAGAAAAAATAATTTTGGGTTACGATTCAAAAGGATTTCCTGTTTTTGACGAATTGCAATTGACTTTTGCGCCAGACGAGCGTTTATTTTATAAAAATAATTGGCAAGAAGGCGTGGTTCCAAAAGAAGGAAATTCGGTTTCTGATGATTTGGAATTTGATAAATTCTTCAAACAAATGGATGTTTTCAGAACAGGAAAAGGAGAAGATCAGAAATATTTGTTTGATATTCCGCTTTACCTTTCTTCTTCAGATCAAAAAACGAGAGCTTTAGATAAAATCACGATGAAAAAATGGTTTCAAGAAAATCATTTTACTTCTGAGCCTTTGTACAATTATATCGATTATTGCTGTAAAGACGATTTTGGTCTAGGAATCGAATACGTTTCGGCTTGGGCTGGAATTCATTATTTTGCAGGAAGAAAGCAGGATTGCACGCCCGAAAAACATGACAGCGTTTTAACTTGGGCAGAAGGAAATTCTCGATTAGCCAATCATTTGAAAAAATATACCAAAGACAAATCGCTGAAAAATCATTTGGTTTACGAAGTCAAAACAGATGGAAATAAAGTAATCGCAAAAGCTTTTGATGATGTCAATAAAACTTCTATCGAAATTATTGCAGACAAAGTTATCATGGCTTCTCCGCAGTTTGTAAATCAGTATTTGATTCAAGACAGAAAAACATTTACCAAAGATTTTCATTATACGCCTTGGCTTTTGGCAACTTTAGTTGTTAATGATTTATTTGATAATTATAGTTTTCCACTTTCGTGGGATAATGTAATTTACGATGCAAAGGGCTTGGGTTACGTTTACGATCAGCATCAGACGGTGAATCAGGTTCAGGACAAAAAGGTGATTACGTATTATTATAGTTTTTCGTCTGCTGATTTGAAGAAAACCAGAAAAGAGCTTTATAAAAAAGATAAAGAATATTGGAAACAGTTTGTTTTGAACGATTTAAAAGTCGCACATCCAGATATTGAAGAATATGCAGAAGACATTGAAGTTTTTCTTTTAGGTCACGGAATGATTTCGCCTGCGCCAGGATTTATTTTTGGTGAAGCGAAAAAACAGGCAAAACAGAATATCGAAAGAAAGATTTATTTCGCACACAGCGATTTATCTGGAATTTCAATTTTTGAAGAAGCTTTTCATCAGGGAATTAATGTTGTAAATGAAATTGTAGATGGAACAACCTTGGATTCATAA
- a CDS encoding polyamine aminopropyltransferase: MGKKFLRFEFLLLFAVFIIATCGLIYELVAGTLASYLLGDSVKQFSFIIGVYLFSMGIGSFFSKFFHKNLLNTFVEIEILVGLIGGLSSVVLFLLFENVGSFQFILYLFVFVTGFLVGLEIPLLMNILKDRVEFKDLVSNVFTFDYIGALLASILFPLVLVPKLGIMGTSLFFGMINVSIAIALCFLLEKELKKVYFLKVKAIFSFVLLLAVFVFSNDILAYSEGKLYGENIIYTNSTPYQRIVLTHNKSDYRLYLNNNLQFSSADEYRYHEALVHPALSMAKSVKNVLVLGGGDGLAVREILKYKDVEKVTLVDLDQGMTKLFKTNTVLTNFNQNSLNSPKVTVINTDAYIWAKSCKEKYDVAIIDFPDPSNYSLGKLYSLNFYQTIKTILQPDAAVVIQTTSPYFAPKSFWCINKTVMQVFPQVDAYHAYVPSFGEWGYTIAINGFGTTFNTVNRKADKLKFYNYQFDRFNYFTNDMISNQVEINRLDNQILVRYFDEEWGKLQ, from the coding sequence ATGGGTAAAAAGTTTCTTAGGTTCGAATTTCTGTTACTCTTTGCTGTATTTATAATTGCCACTTGCGGACTTATTTATGAATTGGTTGCAGGAACTTTGGCGAGTTATTTATTAGGCGATTCGGTAAAACAATTTTCGTTTATCATTGGCGTATACCTATTTTCTATGGGAATAGGTTCTTTTTTTTCGAAGTTTTTTCACAAAAATCTGCTGAACACTTTCGTAGAAATCGAAATTTTAGTGGGACTTATCGGCGGATTAAGTTCTGTTGTTTTATTTCTATTGTTCGAAAATGTTGGTTCATTTCAGTTCATTTTATACTTATTTGTTTTTGTAACCGGTTTTTTGGTCGGTTTAGAGATTCCGCTTTTAATGAATATTCTAAAAGACAGAGTTGAGTTTAAAGATTTGGTTTCTAATGTTTTTACGTTTGATTATATCGGAGCTTTATTGGCTTCAATCTTATTTCCTTTGGTTTTAGTGCCAAAATTAGGCATCATGGGAACGTCGCTTTTCTTCGGAATGATAAACGTAAGTATTGCTATTGCTTTATGTTTTTTGTTAGAAAAAGAATTGAAAAAGGTTTATTTTTTAAAAGTAAAAGCCATTTTTTCATTTGTATTGCTTTTAGCAGTTTTTGTTTTTTCGAATGATATTCTCGCGTATTCAGAAGGGAAATTGTACGGAGAAAACATCATTTATACCAATTCAACACCATATCAGCGTATTGTTTTAACGCACAATAAAAGCGATTACAGACTTTATTTAAATAATAATTTACAATTTAGTTCGGCAGACGAATACCGTTATCACGAAGCCTTAGTGCATCCTGCTTTGTCAATGGCAAAAAGCGTCAAGAACGTTTTGGTTTTGGGCGGAGGAGATGGTTTAGCGGTTCGTGAAATCCTGAAATACAAAGATGTTGAAAAAGTAACTTTGGTCGATTTAGATCAAGGAATGACGAAGCTGTTTAAAACCAATACAGTTTTAACCAATTTCAATCAGAATTCATTGAATAGCCCAAAAGTTACTGTTATTAATACCGATGCTTATATCTGGGCAAAAAGCTGCAAAGAAAAATATGATGTGGCAATAATCGATTTTCCAGATCCTTCCAATTACAGTTTAGGGAAATTGTATTCGCTTAATTTTTATCAAACTATCAAAACCATTTTACAGCCAGATGCAGCAGTTGTTATACAAACCACTTCGCCTTATTTTGCGCCAAAATCTTTTTGGTGTATCAATAAAACGGTTATGCAGGTTTTTCCTCAGGTCGATGCCTATCACGCCTATGTTCCGTCGTTTGGAGAATGGGGTTATACCATTGCAATTAACGGTTTCGGAACTACTTTTAATACTGTAAACCGAAAAGCAGATAAATTGAAATTCTATAATTATCAATTCGACCGTTTTAATTATTTTACCAATGATATGATTTCAAATCAAGTTGAAATCAATCGTTTAGATAACCAAATTTTAGTACGCTATTTTGATGAAGAGTGGGGAAAACTGCAATAA
- a CDS encoding DUF350 domain-containing protein gives MELIHAQPIVNSIIYSLLGIVILLIGYFIIEKLTPENTWKEVVEKNNVAVAIVLAAFIIGISMIISAAIHG, from the coding sequence ATGGAATTAATTCACGCGCAGCCAATAGTAAATTCGATTATTTATTCTCTTTTAGGAATTGTAATTTTATTAATCGGTTATTTTATTATCGAAAAACTCACTCCAGAAAATACTTGGAAAGAAGTGGTAGAAAAAAACAATGTTGCTGTTGCGATTGTTCTGGCAGCATTTATCATTGGGATCTCAATGATTATTAGTGCCGCAATTCATGGGTAA
- a CDS encoding DUF4178 domain-containing protein, which translates to MKIPCYDCNVETELEVGFEVVNFVCPICRSVYETDDEGKFRRKSKYKAETETYPLVIGEKGFLKGSEYKVTGILRKKVQPDYRWTEFILQNEAKEFLYLSLSNGHWMMLTEMEKIDDLKKGVKVLDYDGQDYDLFEHSDAEIIDAKGFFDFQLPNKKTHLAEFINPPYIVSVEKVNNVQTAFHGEYVNKSKIRKAFPGIKLPYQTGTGMIQPSLFDIKNTAIIFCLFALLIITANWFIYRNQFEQTVFSQTIEFSKFDNKEITSPTFELKGASAPMTISVSTDVDNSWANLNIALINEDTSDEIYANKDIEYYSGYTDGEYWREGSSSEKFNICGVKPGKYHLVITPMKAPEDVKNNAMRINVIWNEPSSRNVWLVIIAMVVIFFIIRFFKNQFEKNRWADSSYSTYDYE; encoded by the coding sequence ATGAAGATTCCTTGTTACGATTGTAATGTAGAAACCGAATTAGAGGTTGGTTTTGAAGTAGTAAATTTTGTTTGCCCAATATGCCGAAGCGTATATGAAACTGACGATGAAGGAAAATTTCGCAGAAAATCAAAATATAAAGCAGAAACAGAAACGTATCCGCTAGTTATTGGCGAAAAGGGTTTCTTAAAAGGAAGCGAATATAAAGTAACGGGTATTTTAAGAAAAAAAGTGCAACCTGATTATAGGTGGACAGAATTTATTTTGCAAAATGAAGCAAAAGAATTTCTCTATCTATCCCTTTCAAACGGACATTGGATGATGCTGACCGAAATGGAAAAGATTGACGACCTAAAAAAAGGAGTTAAAGTTCTGGATTATGATGGCCAGGATTATGATCTTTTCGAACATTCTGATGCTGAAATAATTGATGCAAAAGGATTTTTTGATTTTCAGCTACCAAACAAAAAAACGCATTTAGCAGAATTTATAAATCCACCGTACATTGTTTCGGTAGAAAAAGTGAATAATGTTCAGACTGCATTTCATGGCGAATATGTCAATAAAAGCAAAATCAGAAAAGCATTTCCAGGAATAAAGTTGCCTTATCAAACAGGAACAGGTATGATTCAGCCGTCTCTTTTTGATATTAAAAATACAGCTATTATTTTCTGTCTTTTTGCTTTGTTGATTATAACAGCAAATTGGTTTATTTATAGAAATCAGTTTGAGCAAACTGTTTTTTCTCAAACCATAGAATTTAGCAAATTCGATAATAAAGAAATTACGAGTCCAACTTTTGAGCTTAAAGGCGCTTCGGCACCGATGACGATTAGCGTTTCTACTGATGTTGATAATTCTTGGGCCAATCTTAATATTGCCTTGATTAACGAAGATACAAGTGACGAAATTTATGCGAATAAAGACATTGAATATTATTCGGGCTACACAGATGGAGAATATTGGAGAGAAGGAAGCAGTTCTGAAAAATTTAATATCTGTGGTGTAAAACCAGGAAAATACCATCTTGTAATTACGCCTATGAAAGCGCCTGAAGATGTTAAAAATAACGCCATGCGCATTAATGTGATTTGGAACGAACCTTCTAGTCGAAACGTCTGGCTGGTTATTATCGCAATGGTTGTAATTTTCTTTATTATACGATTCTTTAAAAATCAATTTGAAAAAAATAGATGGGCAGATAGTTCCTATTCAACTTACGACTATGAATAA
- a CDS encoding S-adenosylmethionine decarboxylase → MDLPPYSPGLHKLVTLHVDKTIKLTDSKGFVTVTNSILEKYELEKVGAVVHDFDNDSFTISYCLKESHICIHTWPEYNQLTLDVYLCNYLQDNSEKVRAVMADYIAYFEAEIIKDFEINR, encoded by the coding sequence ATGGATTTACCTCCTTATTCGCCAGGACTGCATAAACTGGTTACTTTACATGTCGACAAAACCATAAAGCTTACAGATAGTAAAGGGTTTGTTACGGTTACCAATTCCATTTTAGAAAAATACGAACTTGAAAAGGTTGGCGCTGTCGTACATGACTTTGATAATGATAGTTTTACGATTTCGTACTGTCTCAAAGAATCGCATATTTGTATACACACTTGGCCAGAATACAATCAGCTTACTTTAGATGTTTATTTGTGCAATTATCTTCAAGATAATTCAGAAAAAGTGCGTGCTGTAATGGCAGATTATATTGCCTATTTTGAAGCAGAAATTATTAAAGATTTTGAAATTAACCGTTAA